In a single window of the Paracholeplasma morum genome:
- a CDS encoding phage distal tail protein domain-containing protein, which produces MTRRFYLENEHGQQFHFKYHSGVLLSNVIGLGFQLNMTYLKYGNIHKTVKRETPLTEISGLLNFMDGYQGYQRFIDYLNQGRDNLKLYYVSNDIKYVHADVVSLSKAEIKAGLLSCEITLNKKSYWIKERQIIIDITEVLDGKVYPYPYDYTYQITQEGQTTIDVGGSFNANVIIEMEGSVDHPEINVIQNGTLVSSLRLNLVEEDIKIQISSVADNKYLKMIKNDIETDIYAYQDFEKDNFIELKPGRNTLEFKSGVMEDTLCKVHIFEYHLG; this is translated from the coding sequence ATGACAAGAAGATTTTACTTAGAGAATGAACATGGCCAACAATTCCATTTTAAGTATCACAGTGGTGTCTTACTATCGAATGTTATAGGATTAGGTTTTCAACTCAATATGACGTACTTGAAATATGGCAATATCCATAAAACAGTCAAAAGAGAAACGCCTTTAACAGAAATAAGTGGACTACTAAACTTCATGGATGGGTATCAAGGTTATCAACGATTTATCGACTACTTAAATCAAGGTCGAGATAATTTGAAACTATACTATGTTTCCAATGACATAAAGTATGTTCACGCTGACGTGGTTTCATTAAGTAAAGCAGAGATAAAAGCTGGATTACTAAGCTGTGAAATCACATTGAATAAGAAGAGTTATTGGATTAAAGAAAGACAAATCATCATTGACATAACTGAAGTCCTTGATGGCAAAGTTTATCCTTACCCATATGATTACACGTATCAGATTACACAAGAAGGACAAACCACGATTGATGTGGGTGGTTCATTTAATGCAAATGTGATTATTGAAATGGAAGGGTCAGTCGATCATCCAGAGATCAATGTGATCCAAAATGGGACACTAGTCTCAAGTCTAAGACTGAACTTAGTTGAAGAAGATATCAAAATACAAATATCATCCGTAGCAGACAATAAGTATTTGAAGATGATTAAGAATGACATTGAAACAGATATCTATGCATATCAGGATTTTGAGAAGGATAATTTTATCGAATTAAAACCAGGTAGAAATACATTAGAGTTTAAATCTGGTGTGATGGAAGATACGTTATGTAAAGTTCATATCTTTGAATACCATCTGGGGTGA